The segment CGCCGACAGGATCATTATTACCGCCACCGGCAAGCCGGTCATAACCACCTGGAGATACGGGCTTGGAAGGGTCGCGGCCGTTACGACCGATAACGGCGAAAGGGGAGGGAACAGGTGGGGAACTGCACTGTACTCAGGCAACAATTCAAGACTTATTTCCTCCACTGTGAACTGGGCCATCGGCAACCCCCGTGAGGAAACGGGAGCCGTGGTGGAAGCGGCAGATACCTGGTACGGGACGCCTACAGACGTGGTGCTCACAATGTACGATACAGGCACGCCGATCCTCAAGCTCAACGGTAACAACGTCGATCTCTCCCTGACAGGCAACAATGTCTATGAGGCCAGTGTCAGCTCGAACAGTATAGGAGTTCACGACCTCTCAGGCTATCCCATAGCTGTCAACTATGCACTGGAATATCGCGATGTGGGACTTAACGAGGAACTGCCTGTGCTCATAAAGGCATATGGCGGCAGCACATATACCGAGGACGAGGCACGCGCCAGCCTGCTCACGGAGGCAAGGGAGAAGTCCGAGAAGCTGGTGCGCGACATCGTCAGCTACAAGATGTATTTCCTGATCGCAGCCCTGATGATCTTCCTTGGCGAGGTCATCATCAGAAGGCTCAGGGAGATCAGGGAAATGAAGAAGATGCAGAGCGAGATGCAGGCTTAGACAGACCTTCAATGCCTGCATCTTTTGCTTTTAGGATACGCTGCGGTCTTCTCAACCTACATCATCTGTTATCAAATCGGATAACAAAGCTTTTTAGATCGTACTTCCTGGACAGGAGTGTGCTGCACAGCTGCTTAAATAACCACAGGTTATATATTCACAATTGTTATATGCGAAACCAATAAATACTTGTTCCAACTACTATACTCTGAAAGCGATCATGTGATCCAGAGGCACAGAGCCGTAACAACTCACAGAAGCACATTTTACAGAGGAACAGCAAATGGACAACAATGAATATGGATTTGACACCCTGGCACTTCACGCAGGGCAGGTTCCTGACCCGACCACAGGCTCAAGGGCAGTACCTATCTACCAGACAGCATCCTACGTGTTCAGGGATGCTGAGCATGCGGCCAACCTTTTCGGACTCAAGGAGTTCGGCAACATATACACCAGGCTGATGAACCCGACAACCGATGTACTTGAAAAGAGGGTAGCTGCCATTGAAGGCGGCACCGGCGGGCTTGCTGTGGCCTCTGGAATGGCTGCCATAACCCTGGCCGTCCTCGGGGTGACAGGGCCGGGAGATGAGATCGTTTCGGCCAACAACCTATATGGAGGCACCTATCAGTTATTCAACAACACCCTGCCAAACCTCGGGAGAAAGGTCAGGTTCGTGGAATCCACAAAACCGGAGGAGTTCAGGAAGGCCATCAACGAAAAGACAAAAGCGGTATATGCAGAAATTGTTGGTAACCCCAAGCTCGACGTGCCTGACCTTGAAGCTATAGCAAAGATAGCGCATGAGGCAGGGATACCTTTCATAGTGGATAACACGGTGGGCATAGGTATCACCAGGCCTATCGATTTCGGAGCCGACATCGTGGTGCTCTCTGCTACCAAGTTCCTGGGAGGACACGGGACCACCATCGGCGGCGTCATAGTGGACTCCGGGAAATTCAACTGGGATAACGGGAAGTTCCCCGGACTGACAGAACCCGATCCGAGTTATCACGGCCTCAGATACTGGGAAACCTTCGGGAACCTCCCGGGAGCTGGGAACATAGCTTTCATCATCAAGCTCAGGGTACACCTGCTGCGCGACCTTGGACCCGCACTCAGCCCCTTCAGCGCCTTCCTCCTCCTCCAGGGACTCGAGACCCTTCCCCTCAGGGTGGAAAGGCACAGCAGCAATGCTCTCAAGGTCGCGGAATTCCTCAGGGGACATCCCCTTGTGGAATGGGTCAACTATCCGGGACTCGAGGGCCATCCGAGCCACGAGCTTGCAGGGAAGTACCTGAACGGGAAATACGGGGCCATCCTTGGTTTCGGGATCAAGGGAGGACTTGAGGCCGGCAGGAAGTTCATCGATAACGTGAAACTGCTCTCCCACCTGGCAAATATCGGGGATGCAAAGAGCCTTGTCATCCACCCGGCTTCCACGACCCACCAGCAGCTCACCCCGGAGGAGAGAAAAGCCACAGGTGTAACCGACGACTTCATCAGGATGTCCGTGGGTCTTGAAGATGTGAAAGATCTGATAGCAGACATAGACCAGGCACTGAAGAGGTCGCAATAATATGAAAAACGAGTCACTCGGGATCACAGAGACGCAGTATTTTCACCTTCCCGGAGAGCTGCAGCTGGAAAGCGGGAAAAAGCTATCCTCGGTGACGCTGGCCTATGAGACCTACGGCAGCCTGAATCAAGACAGGAGCAATGCTATACTGGTATGCCACGCCCTCAGCGGGGACGCGCATGCGGCAGGCTGGCACCCCGGAGACCAGAAACCGGGCTGGTGGGACACCATGATAGGCCCGGGCAAGGCACTGGACACAGACAGGTACTTTGTGATCTGCTCCAACGTGCTGGGAGGGTGCAAGGGCTCCACCGGGCCCTCCAGCACCAACCCTGCTACAGGGAAGCCATATGGCATTGATTTCCCCGTGATAACAATAGGGGATATGGTGAAAGCACAGAAAGCGCTTACCGATCATCTTGGCATCGGAAAGCTCTTTGCTGCCGTCGGAGGCTCCATGGGAGGCGTGCAGGTGCTGCAATGGGCGGTATCTTATCCGGACTCCCTCAGTAAGGCTATAGCCATAGCGACAACATCACACTCATCCCCGCAGCAGATAGCCTTCAATGAGGTGGGCAGGATAGCCATCATCTCGGACCCTAAATGGAATGAAGGTAATTACTATTCCCAGAGCCCG is part of the Methanolobus chelungpuianus genome and harbors:
- a CDS encoding O-acetylhomoserine aminocarboxypropyltransferase/cysteine synthase family protein; protein product: MDNNEYGFDTLALHAGQVPDPTTGSRAVPIYQTASYVFRDAEHAANLFGLKEFGNIYTRLMNPTTDVLEKRVAAIEGGTGGLAVASGMAAITLAVLGVTGPGDEIVSANNLYGGTYQLFNNTLPNLGRKVRFVESTKPEEFRKAINEKTKAVYAEIVGNPKLDVPDLEAIAKIAHEAGIPFIVDNTVGIGITRPIDFGADIVVLSATKFLGGHGTTIGGVIVDSGKFNWDNGKFPGLTEPDPSYHGLRYWETFGNLPGAGNIAFIIKLRVHLLRDLGPALSPFSAFLLLQGLETLPLRVERHSSNALKVAEFLRGHPLVEWVNYPGLEGHPSHELAGKYLNGKYGAILGFGIKGGLEAGRKFIDNVKLLSHLANIGDAKSLVIHPASTTHQQLTPEERKATGVTDDFIRMSVGLEDVKDLIADIDQALKRSQ